The Streptomyces sp. DH-12 genome has a window encoding:
- the rplU gene encoding 50S ribosomal protein L21, which produces MYAIVRSGGRQHKVAVGDIVEVDKISTAKVGDTVELSTLLVVDGDSVTSDPWVLAGIKVQAEVVDHHKGQKIDILRYKNKTGYRRRQGHRQQYTAIKVTEIPAAAK; this is translated from the coding sequence GTGTACGCCATCGTGCGCAGCGGTGGTCGCCAGCACAAGGTTGCTGTCGGCGACATCGTCGAGGTTGACAAGATTTCCACCGCCAAGGTCGGCGACACGGTCGAGCTCTCGACCCTGCTCGTCGTCGACGGCGACTCCGTGACCAGCGACCCCTGGGTGCTGGCCGGCATCAAGGTCCAGGCCGAGGTCGTGGACCACCACAAGGGCCAGAAGATCGACATTCTGCGCTACAAGAACAAGACCGGCTACCGCCGTCGTCAGGGCCACCGCCAGCAGTACACGGCGATCAAGGTCACTGAGATCCCCGCGGCTGCGAAGTAA
- the rpmA gene encoding 50S ribosomal protein L27 produces the protein MAHKKGASSTRNGRDSNAQRLGVKRFGGQVVNAGEILVRQRGTHFHPGAGVGRGGDDTLFALQAGSVQFGTSRGRKVVNIVPVA, from the coding sequence ATGGCACACAAGAAGGGCGCATCGTCCACCCGTAACGGTCGTGACTCCAACGCTCAGCGCCTCGGCGTGAAGCGCTTCGGCGGTCAGGTCGTCAACGCGGGCGAGATCCTGGTCCGCCAGCGCGGCACCCACTTCCACCCGGGCGCCGGCGTCGGCCGCGGCGGCGACGACACCCTGTTCGCGCTGCAGGCCGGTTCGGTGCAGTTCGGCACCAGCCGTGGCCGTAAGGTCGTGAACATCGTTCCGGTCGCCTGA
- a CDS encoding TIGR03936 family radical SAM-associated protein: MQRIRLRYTKRGRLRFTSHRDFQRAFERALRRAEVPMAYSAGFTPHPKVSYANAAPTGTGSEAEYLEIALTEPRDPERLRALLDESLPAGLDVVDAVEARTSGLADRLTASVWELRLDGVAPEDARRAVDAFEAAETVEVQRRTKNGIRTFDARSAVVALETVEEGAGTDPSPADRPTDRPCAILRLVVRHVTPAVRPDDVLSGLRAVADLAPPVPVAVTRLAQGLFDEETGTVTDPLAPDREAAATEPHTAAATAAATAPA, translated from the coding sequence GTGCAGCGCATCCGACTGCGCTACACCAAGCGCGGCCGCCTCCGGTTCACCAGCCACCGTGACTTCCAGCGTGCCTTCGAGCGCGCGCTGCGCCGCGCCGAGGTGCCCATGGCGTACTCGGCCGGTTTCACGCCGCACCCGAAGGTGTCGTACGCCAATGCCGCACCCACCGGCACCGGCAGCGAGGCCGAGTACCTGGAGATCGCGCTCACCGAGCCGCGGGACCCCGAGCGGCTGAGGGCCCTGCTCGACGAGTCGCTGCCCGCCGGGCTCGACGTCGTCGACGCGGTCGAGGCCCGCACCTCCGGGCTCGCCGACCGGCTCACGGCCTCCGTCTGGGAGCTGCGGCTGGACGGCGTCGCCCCCGAGGACGCCCGCCGCGCGGTGGACGCCTTCGAGGCGGCCGAGACCGTCGAGGTCCAGCGCCGCACCAAGAACGGCATCCGTACCTTCGACGCCCGTTCCGCGGTCGTCGCCCTCGAAACCGTCGAGGAAGGCGCCGGGACGGATCCCTCGCCGGCTGATAGGCCGACCGACCGGCCCTGTGCGATACTGCGGCTGGTTGTTCGGCACGTGACGCCTGCCGTACGACCCGACGACGTCCTGTCCGGTCTCCGCGCCGTGGCCGACCTGGCGCCGCCGGTCCCCGTAGCGGTGACCAGGCTGGCGCAGGGGCTGTTCGATGAAGAGACCGGCACGGTGACCGACCCGCTCGCGCCCGACCGCGAGGCAGCAGCGACCGAGCCGCACACGGCCGCCGCCACTGCCGCCGCGACGGCGCCGGCGTAA
- a CDS encoding DUF2637 domain-containing protein: MNDERYDPLWYNTEAPDPFNEAGTGRHRAGAVYAEPVEPAVPPWDPAEELAYLLQEARGEEYAPTVPPPREETPVTAPPAGSPLDNLQEITAELPPLRSAPRGHRKPPRPRPDALRVASYAIAAIAAVTVSMVSVFSGVVTYEPLLLVTTAHSSGDSSSWWPILVYGPWLAGSLSILRAALHQRRALHSWFVVLLFSSVAVLLCVAQAPRTVTDTAAAALPGVAALACFQQLVRQITLTRPPRRTVSPRHRVRPYDGRQMP; the protein is encoded by the coding sequence ATGAATGATGAACGCTACGACCCGCTCTGGTACAACACCGAAGCACCGGACCCGTTCAACGAAGCGGGAACCGGCCGGCACCGGGCCGGAGCCGTCTACGCGGAACCCGTCGAACCCGCCGTGCCCCCCTGGGACCCGGCCGAGGAACTGGCCTACCTCCTCCAGGAGGCCCGCGGCGAGGAATACGCCCCCACCGTGCCGCCGCCGCGGGAGGAGACCCCGGTCACCGCTCCCCCGGCCGGCAGCCCTCTGGACAACCTGCAGGAGATCACGGCCGAACTGCCGCCCCTGCGCTCCGCACCGCGAGGCCACCGCAAACCCCCGCGACCGCGCCCCGACGCCCTGCGCGTCGCCAGCTACGCCATCGCCGCCATAGCGGCCGTCACCGTGTCGATGGTGAGCGTCTTCAGCGGCGTGGTCACCTACGAACCCCTGCTCCTCGTCACCACGGCGCACAGCAGCGGCGACTCCTCGTCCTGGTGGCCCATCCTGGTGTACGGCCCCTGGCTGGCCGGCTCCCTCTCCATCCTCCGCGCGGCCCTGCACCAACGACGCGCCCTGCACTCCTGGTTCGTCGTCCTGCTCTTCTCCTCCGTCGCGGTCCTGCTGTGCGTGGCCCAGGCGCCCCGCACCGTCACCGACACGGCGGCCGCGGCCCTCCCGGGCGTCGCCGCCCTGGCCTGCTTCCAGCAGCTGGTCCGCCAGATCACCCTCACCCGCCCACCCCGCCGCACGGTCAGCCCCCGCCACCGCGTCCGCCCGTACGACGGCCGCCAGATGCCGTGA
- a CDS encoding phosphocholine cytidylyltransferase family protein, with the protein MIGLVLAAGAGRRLRPYTDTLPKALVPVGAEGDPDAVTVLDLTLGNFAEIGLTEVGVVVGYRKEAVYERKAALEAKYGLKLTLIDNDKAEEWNNAYSLWCARDALRDGVILANGDTVHPVSVERALLEARGDGKRIILALDTVKKLADEEMKVVVDPGKGMTRITKLMDPAEATGEYIGVTLIEGGAAEALADALKTTFERDPQLYYEDGYQELVNRGFRIDVAPIGEVPWVEIDNHDDLARGREIVAGY; encoded by the coding sequence ATGATAGGCCTCGTGCTCGCGGCCGGCGCCGGCCGGCGTCTGCGCCCCTACACCGACACGCTCCCCAAGGCCCTGGTGCCGGTGGGCGCGGAGGGCGACCCGGACGCCGTGACCGTCCTGGACCTGACGCTCGGGAACTTCGCGGAGATCGGGCTGACCGAGGTCGGCGTCGTGGTCGGCTACCGCAAGGAGGCCGTGTACGAGCGCAAGGCGGCGCTGGAGGCGAAGTACGGGCTGAAGCTGACGCTCATCGACAACGACAAGGCGGAGGAGTGGAACAACGCCTACTCGCTGTGGTGCGCGCGGGACGCCCTGAGGGACGGCGTGATCCTCGCCAATGGCGACACGGTGCACCCGGTGTCGGTGGAGCGGGCGCTGCTGGAGGCGCGCGGTGACGGCAAGCGGATCATCCTGGCGCTGGACACGGTGAAGAAGCTCGCCGACGAGGAGATGAAGGTCGTCGTCGACCCCGGGAAGGGGATGACGCGGATCACGAAGCTGATGGACCCGGCGGAGGCGACGGGCGAGTACATCGGCGTCACCCTGATCGAGGGCGGGGCGGCCGAGGCGCTGGCGGACGCGCTGAAGACGACGTTCGAGCGGGATCCGCAGCTGTATTACGAGGACGGCTACCAGGAGCTGGTGAACCGGGGCTTCCGGATCGACGTGGCGCCGATCGGCGAGGTCCCGTGGGTCGAGATCGACAACCACGACGACCTCGCCCGCGGACGGGAGATCGTGGCCGGGTACTGA
- a CDS encoding CYTH and CHAD domain-containing protein, giving the protein MADTKREIERKYESHDAALPDLTRVPGVASVRERGVTHLDATYHDTADQRLSAASITLRRRTGGSDAGWHLKFPVAPGVRDEIRAPLSDTLPDELAALVRSRVRDRELRPVVRLRSDRDVRHLLDDQGRLLAEVSVDTVHAERLTGAGGTARWTEIEVELADDGDPDVLDKVEKRLRKAGVRPSTSSSKLARALAETAPDAETAGGDGTPPATAPGAAPRHKHRPRPHGTPVTAGDHVLAYVRAQRDALVELDPAVRQDVPDAVHRMRVATRRLRSTFRSFRPVLDRAATDPVAADLKWLAAQLGADRDQEVLAERLTQALSRLPDDQITGPVADRLATWSEARHKGAHHQLVAVLDSRRHLTLLDTLDALLADPPLRKKAGAGPDKVLAKAVRKDFAKLAGLVEHALELAPGPERDTALHEARKKTKRTRYAAEAAAPALGEPAEKAVRDMKSLQSLLGDHQDSVMARRTLRELAAVAHAAGESDFTYGVLHAGEAHRARSDEEALPEAWSSISRTFPF; this is encoded by the coding sequence ATGGCGGACACCAAACGCGAGATCGAGCGCAAGTACGAGTCCCACGACGCCGCTCTGCCCGACCTGACCCGCGTCCCCGGCGTCGCGTCCGTGCGGGAGCGGGGCGTCACCCACCTCGACGCCACCTACCACGACACCGCCGACCAACGCCTTTCCGCGGCCTCCATCACCCTGCGCCGCCGCACCGGCGGCTCCGACGCCGGCTGGCACCTCAAGTTCCCCGTCGCCCCCGGCGTGCGCGACGAGATCCGCGCCCCCCTCTCCGACACCCTCCCGGACGAACTCGCCGCCCTCGTCCGTTCCCGCGTCCGCGACCGGGAACTGCGGCCCGTGGTCCGCCTGCGCTCCGACCGCGACGTCCGGCACCTCCTCGACGACCAGGGCCGGCTGCTCGCCGAGGTCAGCGTCGACACCGTGCACGCCGAACGCCTCACCGGCGCGGGCGGCACCGCGCGGTGGACCGAGATCGAGGTGGAACTCGCCGACGACGGCGACCCGGACGTCCTCGACAAGGTGGAGAAACGGCTGAGGAAGGCAGGCGTGCGGCCGTCCACATCGTCCTCGAAGCTGGCCCGCGCCCTCGCCGAGACCGCGCCGGACGCCGAAACCGCCGGAGGCGACGGCACACCCCCCGCCACGGCCCCCGGGGCCGCCCCCCGGCACAAGCATCGCCCCCGCCCGCACGGCACGCCCGTCACCGCCGGCGACCACGTCCTCGCCTACGTCCGCGCCCAGCGCGACGCCCTCGTCGAGCTGGACCCCGCCGTGCGGCAGGACGTCCCCGACGCCGTCCACCGCATGCGGGTCGCCACCCGCCGGCTGCGCAGCACCTTCCGCAGCTTCCGCCCCGTCCTCGACCGCGCCGCCACCGACCCGGTCGCCGCCGACCTGAAATGGCTGGCCGCCCAGCTGGGCGCGGACCGCGACCAGGAGGTCCTCGCCGAACGACTCACCCAGGCCCTCTCCCGGCTGCCCGACGACCAGATCACCGGCCCGGTCGCCGACCGCCTCGCCACCTGGTCCGAGGCCCGCCACAAGGGAGCCCACCACCAGCTCGTCGCCGTCCTCGACTCCCGCCGCCACCTCACCCTGCTCGACACCCTGGACGCCCTGCTCGCCGACCCGCCCCTGCGCAAGAAGGCCGGCGCCGGCCCGGACAAGGTGCTCGCCAAGGCCGTGCGCAAGGACTTCGCCAAGCTGGCCGGGCTCGTCGAGCACGCCCTGGAGCTGGCGCCCGGCCCGGAACGCGACACCGCGCTGCACGAGGCACGCAAGAAGACCAAGCGCACCCGGTACGCAGCCGAGGCCGCCGCCCCCGCGCTGGGCGAGCCCGCCGAGAAGGCGGTCAGGGACATGAAGTCGCTGCAGAGCCTGCTCGGCGACCACCAGGACAGCGTCATGGCCCGCCGCACCCTGCGCGAGCTGGCCGCCGTGGCGCACGCGGCGGGGGAGAGCGACTTCACCTACGGCGTCCTGCACGCCGGTGAGGCACACCGCGCCCGCAGCGACGAGGAGGCGCTTCCCGAGGCGTGGAGCTCGATCAGCCGGACGTTCCCGTTCTGA
- a CDS encoding TIGR03960 family B12-binding radical SAM protein, with product MPAEAAESVFPQLEALLPHVQKPIQYVGGELNSTVKDWDACDVRWALMYPDAYEVGLPNQGVMILYEVLNEQDGVLAERTYSVWPDLEALMREHRVPQFTVDSHRPVRAFDVFGLSFSTELGYTNMLAALDLAGIPLESRDRTEDDPIVMAGGHAAFNPEPIADFIDCAVIGDGEQAVLEVTRIIRAWKEEGRPGGREELLLRLARTGGVYVPGFYDVEYLPDGRIARVVPNRSGVPWRVSKHTVMDLDEWPYPKQPLVPLAETVHERMSVEIFRGCTRGCRFCQAGMITRPVRERSITGIGEMVDKGLKATGFEEVGLLSLSSADHSEIGDIAQGLADRYEEDKIGLSLPSTRVDAFNIDLANELTRNGRRSGLTFAPEGGSERIRKVINKMVSEEDLIRTVATAYGNGWRQVKLYFMCGLPTETDDDVLQIADMATRVIQKGREVSGSNDIRCTVSIGGFVPKPHTPFQWAPQLSAEETDERLAKLRDKIRGDKKYGRSIGFRYHDGKPGIVEGLLSRGDRRIGAVIRAVYDDGGRFDGWREHFSYDRWMQCAEKALAPYGVDVDWYTTRERTYEEVLPWDHLDSGLDKDWLWEDWQDALDETEVEDCRWTPCFDCGVCPQMDTSIQIGPTGKKLLPLTVKNAGPVPSGHAH from the coding sequence ATGCCTGCCGAAGCCGCCGAGTCTGTGTTCCCGCAGCTCGAAGCTCTGCTCCCGCATGTGCAGAAGCCGATCCAGTACGTCGGCGGAGAGCTCAACTCCACGGTCAAGGACTGGGACGCCTGCGACGTCCGCTGGGCACTCATGTACCCCGACGCGTACGAGGTCGGACTGCCCAACCAGGGCGTCATGATCCTCTACGAGGTCCTCAACGAACAGGACGGCGTCCTGGCCGAGCGCACCTACAGCGTCTGGCCGGACCTCGAGGCGCTGATGCGCGAGCACCGTGTGCCGCAGTTCACCGTCGACAGCCACCGTCCGGTGCGGGCCTTCGACGTGTTCGGCCTGAGCTTCTCCACGGAGCTGGGCTACACCAACATGCTCGCCGCGCTGGACCTGGCCGGCATCCCGCTGGAGTCCCGGGACCGCACGGAGGACGACCCGATCGTCATGGCCGGCGGTCACGCGGCCTTCAACCCGGAGCCGATCGCCGACTTCATCGACTGCGCGGTCATCGGCGACGGCGAGCAGGCCGTGCTCGAGGTCACGCGGATCATCCGCGCCTGGAAGGAGGAGGGCCGCCCCGGCGGCCGCGAGGAGCTCCTCCTGCGCCTGGCCAGGACCGGCGGGGTCTACGTCCCCGGCTTCTACGACGTCGAGTACCTCCCCGACGGCCGCATCGCCCGTGTCGTGCCGAACCGCTCCGGCGTGCCGTGGCGCGTGTCCAAGCACACGGTCATGGACCTCGACGAGTGGCCCTACCCGAAGCAGCCCCTCGTGCCGCTCGCCGAGACGGTCCACGAGCGCATGTCGGTGGAGATCTTCCGCGGCTGCACCCGCGGCTGCCGCTTCTGCCAGGCCGGCATGATCACGCGCCCGGTGCGCGAGCGGTCCATCACCGGCATCGGCGAGATGGTCGACAAGGGCCTGAAGGCGACCGGCTTCGAAGAGGTCGGCCTGCTGTCCCTCTCCTCCGCCGACCACTCGGAGATCGGCGACATCGCCCAGGGCCTCGCGGACCGCTACGAGGAAGACAAGATCGGCCTCTCGCTGCCCTCGACCCGCGTCGACGCCTTCAACATCGACCTGGCGAACGAACTGACCCGCAACGGCCGCCGGTCCGGCCTCACCTTCGCGCCCGAGGGCGGCTCGGAGCGCATCCGCAAGGTCATCAACAAGATGGTCTCGGAGGAGGACCTGATCCGCACCGTCGCCACGGCCTACGGCAACGGCTGGCGCCAGGTGAAGCTGTACTTCATGTGCGGCCTGCCCACCGAGACCGACGACGACGTGCTGCAGATCGCCGACATGGCCACGCGCGTCATCCAGAAGGGCCGCGAGGTCTCCGGCTCCAACGACATCCGCTGCACGGTGTCCATCGGCGGTTTCGTGCCCAAGCCGCACACGCCGTTCCAGTGGGCCCCGCAGCTGTCCGCCGAGGAGACCGACGAGCGCCTGGCCAAGCTGCGCGACAAGATCCGCGGCGACAAGAAGTACGGCCGCTCCATCGGCTTCCGCTACCACGACGGCAAGCCCGGCATCGTCGAGGGCCTGCTCTCCCGCGGCGACCGCCGCATCGGCGCGGTCATCCGCGCGGTCTACGACGACGGCGGCCGCTTCGACGGCTGGCGCGAGCACTTCTCCTACGACCGCTGGATGCAGTGCGCGGAGAAGGCGCTGGCCCCGTACGGGGTGGACGTCGACTGGTACACCACCCGCGAGCGCACCTACGAGGAGGTCCTGCCCTGGGACCACCTCGACTCGGGCCTGGACAAGGACTGGCTCTGGGAGGACTGGCAGGACGCCCTCGACGAGACCGAGGTCGAGGACTGCCGCTGGACCCCGTGCTTCGACTGCGGTGTCTGTCCGCAGATGGACACGAGCATCCAGATCGGCCCGACGGGCAAGAAGCTCCTGCCCCTGACGGTCAAGAACGCGGGCCCGGTGCCGAGCGGTCACGCGCACTGA
- a CDS encoding Rne/Rng family ribonuclease, producing the protein MLEPTESTEGSEPKTPSDTLPPRRRRRAASRPAGPPAAADGSAAETVAPAIPATEAPAEAAKTPEPAEGTTDTQQETGAPAPRRRRVVRRAAAPAGAAASAEAAETVVPAAPAASESAAEEAAPAGGTTEDAAPRRTRRRATRTVTSPAAEASAEAAAEEAAPAAGPAEEPAADATEDAVPRRTRRRATRRASAPAGAPAPAEAAEAVAGQSDDETEQAAPTAEEAPVSENDKQDDTPAAQAAEEAAPRRRRRVVRKAAAGFAEPARPARTAEDEDEEGAPRRPARPAVAVFQPPVFTEPRFQTPERAAAEAAAGLADAAEPEEETEELPEEQPAASRRRRRRRGASDEPEAAAPAAVEEAPEADAEDATEPTEDHADTDEGDDHADTDEGDDHESSGSRRRRRRGGRRRRRGDSADADAEAEEQQDGDTDGAEPSAAEQAAQDAEDTAEQAEEDAEEREEREDNGGSSSSRRRRRRRRRAGDSGGETEPSADDPERTVVKVREPRPKAEPSDEVQSIKGSTRLEAKKQRRREGREQGRRRVPIITEAEFLARREAVERVMVVRQHGDRTQIGVLEDGVLVEHYVNKEQATSYVGNVYLGKVQNVLPSMEAAFIDIGKGRNAVLYAGEVNFEALGMSGGPRRIESALKSGQPVLVQVTKDPIGHKGARLTSQVSLPGRYLVYVPEGSMTGISRKLPDTERARLKTILKKIVPEDAGVIVRTAAEGASEDELRRDVERLQAQWEEIKKKSRNGGTAPTLLYGEPDMTVRVVRDIFNEDFSKVIVSGDEAWQTIHGYVSHVAPDLADRLQRWTSEVDVFATYRIDEQLAKALDRKVWLPSGGSLVIDRTEAMVVIDVNTGKFTGQGGNLEETVTRNNLEAAEEIVRQLRLRDLGGIIVIDFIDMVLESNRDLVLRRLLECLGRDRTKHQVAEVTSLGLVQMTRKRVGQGLLESFSETCVHCNGRGVIVHLDQPSSSGGGKRRKRARAGAADQPHEHEAAVVETAEQEAEAEAETPAEVAAEVAEPAALPAPEFTPDEELYSSAAEAEAAASRGRTRRRGSRRASAPAGSPQRESARGGRRQAVAEERGEETPVAEEAQVPTAQDVTAAEAAERPVQPEPAAEALAEPAAAEDAVVPQAAEEAAPQGRTRRRATRKVSAPAGSPAGAEAAVVTVAESARTEEAPKAEEETPAEAAAAPEPAPEASAPARPRRRAVRKPSTSTASEDMAVVVLPSAPAEEQKPDGPAAEEPAAEPEATAPAVEEPAAEEAAPAKKTAAKKSAAKKATAKKAAAKKTTTAKKTAAKKTTTAKKTAAKKSTAKKATAKKTAAAEQQAPSSVTAAAEES; encoded by the coding sequence ATGCTCGAACCGACCGAGTCCACCGAGGGCTCCGAACCGAAGACCCCCAGCGACACCCTGCCGCCCCGCCGGCGACGCAGGGCCGCGTCCCGGCCGGCGGGCCCGCCCGCCGCCGCCGACGGCAGCGCCGCGGAGACCGTCGCGCCGGCCATACCGGCCACCGAGGCGCCCGCCGAGGCCGCGAAGACGCCCGAGCCCGCCGAGGGCACGACCGACACCCAGCAGGAGACCGGGGCCCCCGCGCCCCGGCGTCGCCGTGTGGTCCGCCGCGCGGCCGCGCCCGCCGGTGCGGCGGCGTCCGCGGAGGCCGCCGAGACCGTCGTACCGGCGGCACCGGCCGCGTCCGAGTCGGCCGCGGAAGAGGCCGCTCCGGCCGGCGGTACGACGGAGGACGCCGCTCCGCGTCGTACCCGTCGTCGTGCGACGCGCACCGTGACCTCTCCGGCGGCTGAGGCTTCCGCCGAGGCCGCCGCGGAAGAGGCCGCTCCGGCCGCCGGGCCCGCGGAGGAGCCCGCCGCCGACGCCACCGAGGACGCCGTCCCGCGCCGTACCCGTCGTCGTGCCACGCGGCGGGCCTCCGCGCCCGCCGGTGCTCCCGCTCCCGCCGAGGCGGCCGAGGCCGTCGCCGGGCAGAGCGACGACGAGACCGAGCAGGCCGCCCCGACCGCCGAGGAGGCCCCGGTGAGCGAGAACGACAAGCAGGACGACACCCCCGCCGCGCAGGCCGCCGAGGAGGCCGCCCCGCGCCGCCGCCGTCGCGTCGTCCGCAAGGCCGCCGCCGGCTTCGCCGAGCCCGCGCGTCCCGCCCGCACCGCCGAGGACGAGGACGAGGAGGGCGCCCCGCGCCGTCCCGCGCGCCCCGCCGTCGCCGTGTTCCAGCCGCCGGTGTTCACCGAGCCGCGCTTCCAGACCCCGGAGCGGGCCGCCGCCGAGGCCGCCGCCGGACTCGCCGACGCCGCGGAGCCGGAGGAGGAGACCGAGGAGCTCCCGGAGGAGCAGCCCGCCGCCTCGCGCCGTCGCCGTCGCCGCAGGGGCGCGTCCGACGAGCCCGAGGCCGCCGCCCCGGCCGCCGTCGAGGAGGCCCCCGAGGCCGACGCCGAGGACGCCACGGAGCCGACCGAGGACCACGCCGACACCGACGAGGGCGACGACCACGCCGACACCGACGAGGGCGACGACCACGAGTCGTCCGGCTCGCGCCGCCGCCGCCGTCGGGGCGGCCGTCGCCGCCGGCGTGGTGACTCCGCCGACGCCGACGCCGAGGCGGAGGAGCAGCAGGACGGCGACACCGACGGCGCCGAGCCGAGCGCCGCCGAGCAGGCCGCCCAGGACGCCGAGGACACCGCCGAGCAGGCCGAGGAGGACGCCGAGGAGCGCGAGGAGCGCGAGGACAACGGCGGCTCCAGCAGCAGCCGGCGCCGGCGCCGCCGCCGTCGCCGCGCCGGGGACAGCGGAGGGGAGACCGAGCCGTCCGCCGACGACCCCGAGCGCACGGTCGTCAAGGTCCGCGAGCCCCGCCCGAAGGCCGAGCCGTCCGACGAGGTGCAGTCCATCAAGGGCTCCACCCGCCTGGAGGCCAAGAAGCAGCGCCGCCGCGAGGGCCGTGAGCAGGGCCGCCGGCGTGTGCCGATCATCACCGAGGCCGAGTTCCTGGCCCGCCGCGAGGCCGTCGAGCGCGTCATGGTGGTCCGCCAGCACGGCGACCGCACGCAGATCGGCGTCCTGGAGGACGGCGTGCTCGTCGAGCACTACGTCAACAAGGAGCAGGCCACCTCGTACGTCGGCAACGTCTACCTCGGCAAGGTGCAGAACGTCCTGCCGTCGATGGAGGCCGCCTTCATCGACATCGGCAAGGGCCGCAACGCCGTCCTGTACGCCGGCGAGGTCAACTTCGAGGCGCTCGGCATGTCGGGCGGCCCGCGCCGCATCGAGTCCGCGCTGAAGTCCGGCCAGCCGGTGCTGGTCCAGGTCACCAAGGACCCGATCGGCCACAAGGGCGCCCGCCTCACCAGCCAGGTCTCCCTCCCGGGCCGCTACCTCGTGTACGTGCCCGAGGGCTCGATGACCGGCATCAGCCGCAAGCTGCCCGACACCGAGCGGGCCCGGCTGAAGACCATCCTCAAGAAGATCGTCCCCGAGGACGCGGGCGTCATCGTGCGCACCGCCGCCGAGGGCGCCAGCGAGGACGAGTTGCGCCGTGACGTCGAGCGGCTCCAGGCGCAGTGGGAGGAGATCAAGAAGAAGTCCAGGAACGGCGGCACCGCCCCGACGCTGCTGTACGGCGAGCCGGACATGACCGTCCGCGTCGTCCGGGACATCTTCAACGAGGACTTCTCCAAGGTCATCGTCAGCGGTGACGAGGCCTGGCAGACCATCCACGGCTACGTCTCCCACGTCGCGCCCGACCTGGCCGACCGCCTGCAGCGGTGGACCAGCGAGGTCGACGTCTTCGCCACGTACCGGATCGACGAGCAGCTCGCCAAGGCGCTGGACCGCAAGGTCTGGCTGCCCAGCGGCGGTTCGCTGGTGATCGACCGCACCGAGGCGATGGTCGTCATCGACGTCAACACCGGCAAGTTCACCGGTCAGGGCGGCAACCTCGAGGAGACCGTCACCAGGAACAACCTGGAGGCGGCCGAGGAGATCGTGCGCCAGCTCCGGCTGCGCGACCTCGGCGGCATCATCGTCATCGACTTCATCGACATGGTGCTGGAGTCCAACCGGGACCTGGTGCTGCGCCGCCTGCTGGAGTGCCTGGGCCGGGACCGCACGAAGCACCAGGTCGCCGAGGTGACCTCGCTGGGCCTGGTCCAGATGACCCGCAAGCGGGTCGGGCAGGGCCTGCTGGAGTCGTTCTCCGAGACCTGCGTCCACTGCAACGGCCGCGGTGTGATCGTCCACCTCGACCAGCCGTCCTCCTCCGGCGGCGGCAAGCGCCGCAAGAGGGCCCGGGCCGGCGCGGCGGACCAGCCGCACGAGCACGAGGCCGCCGTCGTGGAGACGGCCGAGCAGGAGGCCGAGGCGGAGGCGGAGACGCCGGCCGAGGTCGCCGCCGAGGTGGCCGAGCCGGCCGCGCTGCCCGCGCCCGAGTTCACTCCGGACGAGGAGCTGTACAGCAGCGCCGCCGAGGCGGAGGCCGCGGCCTCCCGCGGCCGTACGCGCCGCCGGGGGAGCCGTCGGGCGTCCGCGCCCGCGGGCTCGCCGCAGCGCGAGAGCGCCAGGGGCGGCCGCAGGCAGGCAGTGGCCGAGGAGCGCGGGGAGGAGACGCCCGTCGCCGAGGAGGCGCAGGTCCCCACGGCGCAGGACGTGACGGCCGCCGAGGCGGCGGAGCGTCCCGTGCAGCCCGAGCCGGCCGCCGAGGCGCTGGCCGAGCCGGCCGCCGCCGAGGACGCCGTGGTGCCCCAGGCCGCCGAGGAGGCCGCTCCGCAGGGCCGTACCCGCCGCCGGGCCACCCGCAAGGTGTCCGCGCCGGCCGGTTCCCCGGCGGGCGCGGAGGCCGCGGTGGTGACCGTCGCCGAGTCGGCGAGGACGGAGGAGGCGCCGAAGGCCGAGGAGGAGACCCCGGCCGAGGCGGCTGCCGCCCCGGAGCCCGCGCCCGAGGCGTCGGCCCCGGCCCGTCCGCGGCGTCGCGCGGTGCGCAAGCCGAGCACCTCGACCGCGTCCGAGGACATGGCCGTCGTGGTCCTGCCGTCCGCCCCGGCGGAGGAGCAGAAGCCCGACGGGCCGGCTGCCGAGGAGCCCGCTGCCGAGCCTGAGGCCACCGCGCCCGCCGTCGAGGAACCGGCCGCCGAGGAGGCCGCTCCGGCCAAGAAGACCGCCGCCAAGAAGTCGGCGGCCAAGAAGGCCACGGCGAAGAAGGCCGCCGCGAAGAAGACGACCACGGCCAAGAAGACCGCCGCCAAGAAGACGACGACGGCGAAGAAGACCGCCGCCAAGAAGTCGACGGCGAAGAAGGCCACGGCGAAGAAGACGGCCGCTGCCGAGCAGCAGGCGCCGTCCTCCGTCACGGCCGCGGCCGAAGAGAGCTGA